In the Rhodoferax fermentans genome, TCCAGACCGATGCCGCCATCAACCCCGGCAACTCGGGCGGCGCGCTGGTAGACACCAACGGCAACCTGCTGGGCATCAACACCGCCATTTATTCGCGCTCCGGCGGCAGCATGGGGATCGGTTTTGCCATTCCGGTATCCACCGCCAAGATGGTGCTCGAAGGCATTGTCAAAGACGGTCAGGTCACGCGTGGCTGGATTGGTGTGGAACCCAACGAACTCAATGCCGAGTTGGCGCAGACCTTTGGTGTCAAAGCCGACCATGGCGTGATCATCACCGGCGTGCTGCAAAACGGCCCAGCCGCCCAGGGTGGCATGAAACCGGGTGATGTGGTGACCCGCGTGGCCAACCAGGACGTGCACAACGTGGCCGAGATGTTGTCCCTGGTGGCGGCCTTAAAACCCGGCCAGACAGAGTCTTTTGAGGTTCAGCGCGCCGACGGCCGGGTCACCCTCAACATCGCACCAGGTGTTCGCCCCAGACCGCGCCAGCGTGTGCAGTGAGATCTGAGGGAAAAAGCCAGACTCAGGACGACGTCGTGGTTGGATTGGCCTCGTCGTCGGGCGCCTTGGTGTGTTTGATGAACACCTGCGCCGCGATGATGCCAATCTCGTAGAGCGCCACCATCGGGATTGCCAAGGCCAGTTGTGACACCACGTCGGGCGGTGTCACGATGGCGGCAATGATGAAGGCCAGCACCACAAAATAACCGCGGAATTCCTTGAGCTTCTCGATGCTGAAGATGCCCATGCGTGCCAGCACCACCACCACCACCGGCACCTCAAAGGCCAGGCCAAAGGCCAGGAACATCGACAACACAAAACTCAGATAAGCCTCGATGTCAGGCGACGCGGTGATGCTTTTGGGCGCAAAACTCTGGATGAACGCAAACACCCGGCCAAAAACAAAGAAGTAGCAGAACGCCACCCCCAGGAAAAACAACAGGGTGCTCGACACCACCAGTGGCAGCACCAGCTTTTTCTCGTGGGAATACAGTCCGGGTGCCACAAAGGCCCAGATCTGGTAGAGCACCACCGGCAGCGCAATCAGGAGTGCGGCCATCATCAGCACCTTGAGCGGCACCATGAAAGGCGAAATCACCGAGGTGGCGATCAGCGTGGAACCGGCGGGCAAATGGGACACCAGCGGCGCGGCCAGCAGGTCATACAGGGCACTGGGGCCGGGGTACAGCGCCAGCGCCACAGCTACCACCACAATCGCAATGGTGGCCTTGACCAGGCGGTCACGCAGCTCAATCAGATGCTGCACAAACGGTTGTTCGCTGCCAGCCAGCTCGTCGTCTTTTTTGGAGGGATCGGACATTACTTGAAGGAAGTCGGCCGGTAACGCGCGACACGCGCGGCACCTGACAAGGCCTTGGTGCGCACACCATTGCGGGCTTTGTACCAGTTGGGCACAGCACCTTGTTTGAGGCGCCAGTGTTTCTTGGGATGGCGGTACTCGGGTACCGGCGAGAAGTCGACGGCAGCGGAGCTGTCGCCGGAAGATTCGGCCCAGGACTTTTCGAAGTCTGCGGCGTTGTCGCGCAGGGTCTGGTTGACATCCTTGGCGGCGTCTTCCACCGTTTCTTTCATGCGTTTGAGTTCGTCGAGGGCCATCGATCGGTTGACCTCGGCCTTGACGTCGCTGATGTAGCGCTGCGCCTTACCCAGCAAGGTGCCCACGGTGCGCGCAACCCGGGGCAGTTTCTCCGGTCCGATCACCACCAAAGCCACGGCGCCAATCAGCGCCAGCTTGGAAATACCCAGATCAATCATGCGAACCTAACACCGAACCGAACCAGCACATCAAGACTTTTGCTTGGCTTCCACGTCAATCGTGGTTTTGTCAGCAGCTGCGCTGTTGGCAACTTGGGCTGCGGCTTTTTCCTCTTCGGTGGTGCCGCCGTCTTTCATACCGTCCTTGAAGCCTTTGACGGCGCCACCCAGATCACTGCCGATGTTCTTGAGCTTCTTGGTGCCAAACACCATGACCACAATCAACAAAACAATCAACCAGTGCCAAATTGAAAACGAACCCATCTTGATGCTCCTAACGAATGCCGAAATTTTAGACGGGCAAGTGCGACGTCTGCGGCCAAAGCTGGGGATTATCCCCGTAACCATGGGCGCGGACCGCCCATGACATGAATATGCAGGTGGTGTACCTCCTGCCCGCCTTCTGCACCAGTGTTGCAGAGCAGGCGAAAGCCACCGGCCGGGTAAGGGTTACAGCCCTCTTGCCGCGCCAGCTTGGGCGCCAGCACCATCAAACGCCCCATCAAGGCCGCGTGTTCATCGGTGAGCTGGGCCATGGACGGGATGTGTAACTTGGGGATGATCAAAAAATGCACCGGCGCCGACGGATGGATGTCGTGAAAGGCGTAGAAGTCCTCGTCCTGGTACACCGGCTTGGACGGAATCTGGCCTGCCACAATTTTGCAGAACAGGCAGTTCGGGTCATGGTCAACAATCTTCTCACTCATGCGGGGATCTCCATGGGCAAACCTTTGTTCAACGCCATCCAACCGCTGACGATGCGATATAGGAACCAGATCGACACCGCCAGCCAAGCCAGCCAACCCGGCAGGATGAACAGCAACCACAGGGGCGCGGTCACCGCGTACAACAGCCCGGCGATGATCACCGTGCGGATGCGCCAGCGAAAGTGCGATGCATGCCAAGTACCCACCGCGTCGCCCCGTTTGACCAAGTCAATCACCAGCGCAATCACCAGCAACAGCGGCCCCATTTGTGCGCCAGGGATCAGCGCCGCCACCGCCACCACCAGGTGCAGGATGTAGCTGACCGTGCCCCAGGCGTTCAAGCCATTGAGGGTTTGCACGTCGAGTTCACGCGACTCGCCGCTTGGGCCGTTTGAAAAATCCTGGGTCATGAGCTTGCTCCTTGTGGCGTCTGGTCAGGCGTTTTGGCCTGGCGCTGCGCCTTTTCTGCGAGGCCACTGGTGCCCTCACGGCGTTCCAGCTCAGCAAGCACATCGGCCGGGCTCAGGCCGTAATGCGCCAGCGCCACCATGCTGTGAAACCACAGGTCAGCCACCTCGTAGACGATCTTGGCCGGATCACCGCCGTGGTCCGCGTCCTTGGCGGCCATCACCACCTCGGTGGCTTCTTCACCAATTTTTTTCAAAAAGGCGTCCGGCCCCTTGTGCAACAGACGCGCCACATAACTGGCTTCGGGGTCACCACCGCGTGCGGGCAGGCGGGACTCGATCACGGCGGCCAGCGCGGCCAGGGTATCAGCGCAAGAGGGGGTAGACGACATGGCACTCATTTGTAGATGGTTTCGGGATCTTTCAAGACCGGGTCGGTCACTTTCCAGGCCCCGTTCTCATACACGCTGAAAAAACAGCTGTGCCGACCGGTGTGGCAGGCAATACCGGGCGTGTGGCCCGTCTGGGTGACCTTGAGCAACACCACGTCGGCATCACAGTCGATGCGGATTTCATGCACGGTCTGCACATGGCCGGACTCTTCGCCCTTGAACCACAGCTTGTTGCGTGAGCGGCTGAAATACACCGCACGGCCGAGTTCGGCGGTTTTTTGCAGGGCCTCGCGGTTCATCCAGGCAAACATCAGCACGTCGCCCGTGCCCTGCTCCTGTGCAATGACCGGCACCAGGCCTTGTGCGTCCCATTGGATGGTGTCGAGATAGTTCATGGAAGAATTGTCCATGATCAGGATGACTTATAAAAAAGATAGCTATCAGCCCTTATTGCATAAGGGCTAGAGGCCTATTTGACTCAGATCCGAACAGGAATACCACGCTCGGCCATACGCGCCTTGGCCTGCGCCACGGTGAACTCGCCGTAGTGGAAGATGCTCGCCGCCAGCACCGCGTCGGCACCACCGAGCTGGATGCCGTCGGCCAGATGGTCCAGCGTACCGACACCACCCGAGGCAATCACCGGCACATTCACCGCGTCGCTCACCGCGCGGGTCAGTGCCAAATCGAAGCCAGACTTGGTGCCATCACGGTCCATGCTGGTGAGCAGAATTTCGCCCGCGCCAAACTCGGCCATCTGGGTCGCCCAGGCCACCGCGTCGAGCCCGGTGTTCTTGCGCCCGCCGTGGCTGTACACGTCCCAGCCCTCACCCAACGGCAAACCGTTGGCGCCAAGCCGCAAAGCGTCTTCAGCGCTGCGGCGTTTGGCGTCAATCGCCACCACAATGCACTGGGCACCGTATTTGCGCGAGGCATCGCGAATGACCTGCGGGTTAGCAATCGCTGCCGAGTTGAAGCTGGTTTTGTCGGCGCCGGCATTGAGCAGGCGGCGCACATCTTCCACGGTGCGCACACCGCCACCGACGGTCAGCGGGATGAACACTTGGGAGGCCACCGCCTCGATGATGTGCAGGATCAGGTCGCGCCCGTCGCTGGTGGCGGTGATGTCCAGGAAAGTGAGTTCGTCGGCGCCCTGCTCGTTGTAACGTGCGGCGATCTCGACCGGGTCACCGGCATCACGCAGCTCGACAAAATTGACACCTTTGACAACCCGGCCGCCCGTGACATCCAGGCAGGGAATGATGCGTTTGGCCAGCATCAGCCGTTCAACTCGTCAGCGCGTTCTTGCGCTTTTTCAAAGTCCAGGTCACCGCTGTAGATGGCGCGGCCGCAAATGACACCTTCCACACCCTCGTCTTCCACCGCGCACAGGGCTTCGATGTCGGTCAGGTTGGACAGGCCACCGGAGGCGATCACGGGGATGGTGAGCGCCTGCGCCAGGCGCACGGTGGCTTCGATGTTGATGCCGCTGAGCATGCCGTCGCGGCCGATGTCGGTGTAGATGATCGATTCGACGCCAAAGTCTTCAAACTTTTTGCCCATGTCGATCACGTCGTGGCGGGTGAGTTTGCTCCAGCCGTCGGTGGCGACC is a window encoding:
- the tatC gene encoding twin-arginine translocase subunit TatC is translated as MSDPSKKDDELAGSEQPFVQHLIELRDRLVKATIAIVVVAVALALYPGPSALYDLLAAPLVSHLPAGSTLIATSVISPFMVPLKVLMMAALLIALPVVLYQIWAFVAPGLYSHEKKLVLPLVVSSTLLFFLGVAFCYFFVFGRVFAFIQSFAPKSITASPDIEAYLSFVLSMFLAFGLAFEVPVVVVVLARMGIFSIEKLKEFRGYFVVLAFIIAAIVTPPDVVSQLALAIPMVALYEIGIIAAQVFIKHTKAPDDEANPTTTSS
- the tatB gene encoding Sec-independent protein translocase protein TatB, with protein sequence MIDLGISKLALIGAVALVVIGPEKLPRVARTVGTLLGKAQRYISDVKAEVNRSMALDELKRMKETVEDAAKDVNQTLRDNAADFEKSWAESSGDSSAAVDFSPVPEYRHPKKHWRLKQGAVPNWYKARNGVRTKALSGAARVARYRPTSFK
- the tatA gene encoding Sec-independent protein translocase subunit TatA, with amino-acid sequence MGSFSIWHWLIVLLIVVMVFGTKKLKNIGSDLGGAVKGFKDGMKDGGTTEEEKAAAQVANSAAADKTTIDVEAKQKS
- a CDS encoding histidine triad nucleotide-binding protein, which encodes MSEKIVDHDPNCLFCKIVAGQIPSKPVYQDEDFYAFHDIHPSAPVHFLIIPKLHIPSMAQLTDEHAALMGRLMVLAPKLARQEGCNPYPAGGFRLLCNTGAEGGQEVHHLHIHVMGGPRPWLRG
- a CDS encoding DUF4870 family protein → MTQDFSNGPSGESRELDVQTLNGLNAWGTVSYILHLVVAVAALIPGAQMGPLLLVIALVIDLVKRGDAVGTWHASHFRWRIRTVIIAGLLYAVTAPLWLLFILPGWLAWLAVSIWFLYRIVSGWMALNKGLPMEIPA
- a CDS encoding phosphoribosyl-ATP diphosphatase, encoding MSSTPSCADTLAALAAVIESRLPARGGDPEASYVARLLHKGPDAFLKKIGEEATEVVMAAKDADHGGDPAKIVYEVADLWFHSMVALAHYGLSPADVLAELERREGTSGLAEKAQRQAKTPDQTPQGASS
- the hisI gene encoding phosphoribosyl-AMP cyclohydrolase; its protein translation is MNYLDTIQWDAQGLVPVIAQEQGTGDVLMFAWMNREALQKTAELGRAVYFSRSRNKLWFKGEESGHVQTVHEIRIDCDADVVLLKVTQTGHTPGIACHTGRHSCFFSVYENGAWKVTDPVLKDPETIYK
- the hisF gene encoding imidazole glycerol phosphate synthase subunit HisF, with amino-acid sequence MLAKRIIPCLDVTGGRVVKGVNFVELRDAGDPVEIAARYNEQGADELTFLDITATSDGRDLILHIIEAVASQVFIPLTVGGGVRTVEDVRRLLNAGADKTSFNSAAIANPQVIRDASRKYGAQCIVVAIDAKRRSAEDALRLGANGLPLGEGWDVYSHGGRKNTGLDAVAWATQMAEFGAGEILLTSMDRDGTKSGFDLALTRAVSDAVNVPVIASGGVGTLDHLADGIQLGGADAVLAASIFHYGEFTVAQAKARMAERGIPVRI